Proteins co-encoded in one Bos taurus isolate L1 Dominette 01449 registration number 42190680 breed Hereford chromosome X, ARS-UCD2.0, whole genome shotgun sequence genomic window:
- the PRDM7 gene encoding histone-lysine N-methyltransferase PRDM9: MLELRRKETKVKRYSVRERKGHVYQEVSEPQDDDYLYCEECQNFFIDSCAAHGPPTFVKDSAVEKGHANRSALTLPPGLSIRPSGIPEAGLGVWNEASDLPLGLHFGPYEGQIIYNEEDSHSGYCWLVTKGRNSYEYVDGKDTSLANWMRYVNCARDDEEQNLVALQYHGQIFYRTCRVVRPGCELLVWYGDEYGEELGIKQDKRGKSKLSAQRDVENKNGMDKWTLLLSAEPKPKIYPCASCCLSFSSQKFLSQHVQRNHPSQILLRPSIGDHLQPEDPCPGSQNEQQRYSDPHSLSDKPEGREPKERPHPLLKGPKLCIRLKRISTASSYPPKGQMGGSEVHERMTEEPSTSQKLNPEDTGKLFMEAGVSGIVRVKYGEHEQDSKDKSSLITHEKIHTGEKPYVCTECGKSFNWKSDLTKHKRTHSEEKPYACGECGRSFSFKKNLIIHQRTHTGEKPYVCGECGRSFSEKSNLTKHKRTHTGEKPYACGECGQSFSFKKNLITHQRTHTGEKPYVCGECGRSFSEKSRLTTHKRTHTGEKPYVCGDCGQSFSLKSVLITHQRTHTGEKPYVCRECGRSFSVISNLIRHQRTHTGEKPYVCRECEQSFREKSNLVRHQRTHTGEKPYVCMECE; this comes from the exons ATGTTAGAACTCAGAAGAAAGGAGACCAAAGTGAAGAGGTACAGTGTACGAGAAAGAAAGGGCCATGTGTACCAAGAGGTCAGCGAGCCCCAGGATGACGACTACCTGT ATTGTGAGGAGTGTCAGAACTTCTTCATCGACAGCTGTGCTGCCCACGGGCCCCCAACCTTTGTAAAGGACTCTGCAGTGGAAAAGGGGCATGCCAACCGCTCAGCCCTCACTCTGCCCCCTGGGTTAAGTATCAGGCCATCGGGCATCCCTGAGGCTGGGCTTGGAGTGTGGAATGAGGCATCCGATCTGCCACTGGGCCTGCATTTTGGCCCCTACGAAGGTCAGATCATATACAATGAAGAGGACTCCCACAGTGGATACTGCTGGCTG GTCACCAAAGGGAGAAACAGCTACGAGTATGTGGATGGAAAAGACACGTCTTTGGCCAACTGGATGAG GTATGTGAACTGTGCCCGGGATGATGAGGAGCAGAACCTGGTGGCCTTGCAGTATCACGGGCAGATCTTCTACCGAACCTGCCGGGTGGTCAGGCCGGGCTGTGAGCTGCTGGTCTGGTATGGGGACGAGTATGGCGAGGAACTCGGCATCAAGCAGGACAAAAGGGGGAAGAGCAAGCTCTCGGCCCAGAGAG ATGTAGAGAATAAGAATGGAATGGATAAGTGGACT CTTCTTCTTTCAGCAGAACCAAAGCCCAAGATCTACCCATGTGCCTCCTGCTGTCTGTCCTTCTCCAGTCAGAAATTCCTCAGCCAACATGTCCAACGCAATCACCCTTCTCAGATCCTCCTGAGGCCATCTATAGGAGACCACCTCCAACCAGAGGATCCCTGTCCAGGCAGTCAAAATGAGCAGCAGCgatattctgatccacacagccTGAGTGACAAACCAGAGGGTCGAGAGCCCAAGGAAAGGCCCCATCCTTTGCTGAAAGGCCCCAAACTTTGCATAAGGCTGAAGAGGATTTCAACGGCCTCTTCCTACCCACCCAAAGGACAAATGGGGGGTTCTGAGGTGCATGAGAGAATGACCGAAGAGCCCAGCACAAGCCAGAAACTGAATCCAGAGGACACAGGCAAATTATTCATGGAGGCAGGGGTCTCAGGGATTGTAAGAGTCAAGTACGGAGAGCATGAGCAAGACTCCAAGGATAAGTCAAGTCTAATCACACATGAGAAGATacacacaggggagaagccctATGTTTGCACGGAGTGTGGGAAAAGCTTCAATTGGAAGTCAGATCTCACCAAACATAAGAGGACACACTCAGAGGAGAAGCCCTATGCTTGTGGGGAGTGTGGGCGAAGCTTCAGTTTTAAGAAAAATCTCATCATACAccagaggacacacacaggggagaagccctATGTTTGTGGGGAGTGTGGGCGAAGCTTCAGTGAGAAGTCAAATCTCACCAAACATAagaggacacacacaggggagaagccctATGCTTGTGGGGAGTGTGGGCAAAGCTTCAGTTTTAAGAAAAATCTCATCACACAccagaggacacacacaggggagaagccctATGTTTGCGGGGAGTGTGGGCGAAGCTTCAGTGAGAAGTCACGTCTCACCACACATAagaggacacacacaggggagaagccctATGTTTGTGGTGATTGTGGGCAAAGCTTCAGTTTGAAGTCAGTTCTCATCACACAccagaggacacacacaggggagaagccctATGTTTGCAGGGAGTGTGGGCGAAGCTTCAGTGTGATATCCAATCTCATCAGACACCAAaggacacacacaggggagaagccctATGTTTGCAGGGAGTGTGAGCAAAGCTTCAGGGAGAAGTCCAATCTTGTCAGACACCAAaggacacacacaggggagaagccctATGTTTGCATGGAGTGTGAGTGA